A region from the Oncorhynchus keta strain PuntledgeMale-10-30-2019 chromosome 5, Oket_V2, whole genome shotgun sequence genome encodes:
- the LOC118384320 gene encoding ferritin, middle subunit-like — protein sequence MESQIRQNYHHDCEAAINRMINLEMFASYTYTSMAFYFSRDDVALPGFAHFFKENSDEEREHADKLLSFQNKRGGRILLQDIKKPERDEWGNGLEAMQCALQLEKNVNQALLDLHKIASGKVDPHLCDFLETHYLNEQVEAIKKLGDHITNLTKMDAVKNKMAEYLFDKHTLGGQS from the exons ATGGAGTCTCAGATCCGCCAGAACTATCACCACGATTGCGAAGCTGCTATCAACCGGATGATCAACTTGGAGATGTTTGCCTCCTACACCTACACTTCAATG gCTTTCTATTTCTCCCGTGACGATGTGGCTCTGCCTGGCTTCGCGCATTTCTTCAAGGAGAACAGCGATGAGGAGCGAGAGCACGCCGACAAGCTACTCTCCTTCCAGAACAAGAGAGGTGGACGCATTTTACTCCAGGACATCAAG AAGCCAGAACGTGATGAGTGGGGCAATGGGCTGGAGGCCATGCAGTGTGCTCTGCAGCTGGAGAAGAATGTGAACCAGGCCCTGCTGGACCTGCACAAGATTGCCTCTGGAAAGGTTGACCCCCAT CTGTGTGACTTCCTGGAGACTCATTACCTGAATGAGCAGGTGGAGGCCATTAAGAAGCTGGGAGACCACATCACCAACCTCACCAAGATGGATGCTGTCAAAAACAAGATGGCAGAGTACCTGTTTGATAAGCACACCCTGGGAGGCCAGAGCTAA
- the LOC127929969 gene encoding ferritin, middle subunit isoform X1, translating into MESQIRQNYHHDCEAAINRMINLEMFASYTYTSMAFYFSRDDVALPGFAHFFKENSDEEREHADKLLSFQNKRGGRILLQDIKKPERDEWGNGLEAMQCALQLEKNVNQALLDLHKIASDKVDPHLCDFLETHYLNEQVEAIKKLGDHITNLTKMDAVKNKMAEYLFDKHTLGGQS; encoded by the exons ATGGAGTCTCAGATCCGCCAGAACTATCACCACGATTGCGAAGCTGCCATCAACCGGATGATCAACTTGGAGATGTTTGCCTCCTACACCTACACTTCAATG gCTTTCTATTTCTCCCGTGACGATGTGGCTCTGCCTGGCTTCGCGCATTTCTTCAAGGAGAACAGCGACGAGGAGCGAGAGCACGCCGACAAGTTACTCTCCTTCCAGAACAAGAGAGGTGGACGCATTTTACTCCAGGACATCAAG AAGCCAGAACGTGATGAGTGGGGCAATGGGCTGGAGGCCATGCAGTGTGCTCTGCAGCTGGAGAAGAATGTGAACCAGGCCCTGCTGGACCTGCACAAGATTGCCTCTGACAAGGTTGACCCCCAT CTGTGTGACTTCCTGGAGACCCATTACCTGAATGAGCAGGTGGAGGCCATTAAGAAGCTGGGAGACCACATCACCAACCTCACCAAGATGGATGCTGTCAAAAACAAGATGGCAGAGTACCTGTTTGACAAGCACACCCTGGGAGGCCAGAGCTAA
- the LOC127929969 gene encoding ferritin, middle subunit isoform X2 produces the protein MESQIRQNYHHDCEAAINRMINLEMFASYTYTSMAFYFSRDDVALRGFAHFFKENSDEEREHADKLLSFQNKRGGRILLQDMKKPERDEWGNGLEAMQCALQLEKNVNQALLDLHKIASDKVDPHLCDFLETHYLNEQVEAIKKLGDHITNLTKMDAVKNKMAEYLFDKHTLGGQS, from the exons ATGGAGTCTCAGATCCGCCAGAACTATCACCACGATTGCGAAGCTGCCATCAACCGGATGATTAACTTGGAGATGTTTGCCTCCTACACCTACACCTCAATG GCTTTCTATTTCTCCCGTGACGATGTGGCTCTGCGTGGCTTCGCGCATTTCTTCAAGGAGAACAGCGACGAGGAGCGGGAGCACGCCGACAAGCTACTCTCCTTCCAGAACAAGAGAGGCGGACGCATTTTACTCCAGGACATGAAG AAGCCAGAACGTGATGAGTGGGGCAATGGGCTGGAGGCCATGCAGTGTGCTCTGCAGCTGGAGAAGAATGTGAACCAGGCCCTGCTGGACCTGCACAAGATTGCCTCTGACAAGGTTGACCCCCAT CTGTGTGACTTCCTGGAGACTCATTACCTGAATGAGCAG GTGGAGGCCATTAAGAAGCTGGGAGACCACATCACCAACCTCACCAAGATGGATGCTGTCAAAAACAAGATGGCAGAGTACCTGTTTGACAAGCACACCCTGGGAGGCCAGAGCTAA